A region of Streptomyces sp. TG1A-60 DNA encodes the following proteins:
- a CDS encoding winged helix DNA-binding domain-containing protein: protein MTVVRRVFAIQAQDATAADLGIRVRGRDITAQAIRTAYEKERSIVRNWYMRGTLHTIPSNDARWVLQLLSPRILAATSRRYQQLGLGDDLRQRADHLIRRALAAHGPLTRAELTERLTTLGIPPDGQAPFYLIRHAALTGTLCHGPQRAGEATYVLLDDWLPSTGRFRWEGDDALAELARRYLTAHAPATLEDFAAWSGLPITWARRAWKMLAESSVITEYGALTMLAGRVKELPRSSDTPDVRMLPAYDNYLIGYRTREASVPALHQTRVWPGGGLIRPTVIADGLAIATWTRGPGSRSIQVDAFEPVPPQIEQGIDMDKEAVVGFLRPTT from the coding sequence GTGACGGTCGTCCGACGGGTCTTCGCCATCCAGGCCCAGGACGCCACGGCCGCCGACCTGGGCATCCGGGTACGCGGCCGGGACATCACCGCCCAGGCCATCCGCACGGCATACGAGAAAGAGCGGAGCATCGTCCGCAACTGGTACATGCGCGGCACCCTGCACACCATCCCCAGCAACGACGCCCGCTGGGTGTTGCAGTTGCTGTCCCCGCGCATCCTTGCCGCAACCAGCCGCCGCTACCAGCAGCTGGGCCTGGGCGATGATCTGCGCCAGCGAGCCGACCATCTCATCCGCCGTGCTCTTGCCGCGCACGGCCCACTCACCCGGGCCGAGCTGACCGAGCGCCTTACCACCCTCGGTATTCCGCCGGACGGGCAGGCGCCGTTCTACCTGATCCGCCACGCAGCACTCACCGGCACCCTCTGCCATGGTCCGCAGCGCGCCGGTGAGGCCACGTATGTGCTGCTCGACGACTGGCTGCCCTCCACCGGGCGCTTCCGGTGGGAGGGCGACGATGCTCTCGCCGAGCTGGCCCGCCGGTACCTGACCGCGCACGCCCCCGCCACCTTGGAGGACTTCGCCGCCTGGTCCGGACTGCCGATCACCTGGGCCCGCAGGGCCTGGAAAATGCTGGCGGAATCAAGCGTGATCACCGAGTACGGCGCATTGACCATGCTCGCCGGGCGGGTGAAAGAACTCCCACGCTCGTCTGACACCCCGGACGTTCGCATGCTGCCCGCCTACGACAACTACCTGATCGGCTACCGCACCCGCGAGGCGTCCGTCCCCGCTCTCCACCAGACCCGCGTCTGGCCAGGAGGCGGCCTCATCCGCCCCACCGTCATCGCCGACGGCCTGGCCATCGCCACCTGGACCCGTGGCCCCGGCTCGCGCTCCATCCAGGTGGATGCGTTCGAACCTGTCCCGCCTCAGATCGAGCAGGGTATCGACATGGATAAGGAGGCCGTCGTCGGCTTCCTGCGGCCCACCACATAG
- a CDS encoding type I restriction endonuclease yields the protein MSPIHTESAFGDAVVAAMVELGWREARPQDYRADLGLDPDELFTFIRETQPDEWSELLTVYGGDPNEAQRGFAGRLDQAIATDGLLDVLRNGVKDRGVLLRVAYFKPNLVAHDSVLDGYRANRLTVVRELVYATKQADWGNKLDLTLFLNGIPVATAELKNPLTKQGVEKAKEQYRTDRDPTELIFMRRVVANFAVDPDLVFVATQLKGEKTRFLPFNTGSNGPGQPGGAGNPAPTAYGTYATSYLWEQVWQPDNWLDLLQRFVHLHKSKTPGGGTTKTMVFPRFQQWDAVKKLTAHAATHGAGHDYLVMASAGSGKSNTIGWLAHRLSDLHTPTDPRELGPEAVTKGLKPGVPVFDKVIVIADRRNLDAQLRETVGNFEQTAGLVVKIDEKHGAKGEQLAKALSRDTGKIVTVTLHSFPALLDYLQRNPTEIQGSHFAIIVDEAHSSQSGDAATAVRAALRDLGLDSDSDDAGATTVKAPATATLDEQLKKRAEQRSRAANLSYFAFTATPKAKTLELFGTLQDIEGKATYRPFHTYSMRQAIEENFILDPLRNYVTYNTYWKLVNQNPDEREVDPSKANGLLARYALTHDSTVAQHAQVIVEHFVAHSRGRLGGRAKSMVVTASRQSAVQMARAIKSYIKDRDYDTKYPDLGVLVAFSGSLTVDGEETTEPKENGGLSESALPKAFAYTRADDKTARAGGAGQREYKILVVAEKYQTGFDQPLLTTMYVNKTLTGISAVQTLSRLNRTAERKTQADLAVLDFVNDAEDIQESFRPYFEEANTLPSDPNLLYTAQSRVMRAPILSGQEMDEFAAAYFAAKEKAAGSQSKWEKLHAELYRLLSPAVARFTHLLESEDEDDQETAEGFRADLNDYVRKYGFLAQIVPYRDAELERLHLYGRYLLNRLPRRADGGVDIGEVDLSHMRVEKTGEYDVSLTAEGPTTMQGFGDGSGGAKEAEKSLLSQLIDKFNERFGTEFTEQDVIRPFEEAKADPKVRAAAVVNDEDNFGLVFDNVFADKMADHIDTIAGMGRQYFGPDKGFKSSLDRSARKAAWRMIRREEGLDDDV from the coding sequence ATGAGCCCGATCCACACGGAGTCCGCCTTCGGTGACGCCGTAGTCGCCGCCATGGTCGAGCTCGGCTGGCGCGAGGCGCGCCCGCAGGACTACCGGGCCGATCTCGGCCTGGACCCCGACGAGTTGTTCACCTTCATCCGGGAGACCCAGCCCGACGAGTGGAGTGAGCTGCTCACCGTCTACGGCGGCGACCCGAACGAGGCGCAGCGCGGGTTCGCCGGCCGCCTGGACCAGGCCATCGCCACCGACGGGCTCCTCGATGTCCTCCGCAACGGCGTCAAGGACCGGGGTGTCCTGCTCCGCGTCGCGTACTTCAAGCCCAACCTCGTCGCCCACGACTCCGTGCTCGACGGCTACCGGGCCAACCGTCTCACCGTCGTCCGGGAACTCGTGTACGCGACGAAGCAGGCCGACTGGGGCAACAAGCTCGACCTCACCCTCTTCCTCAACGGAATCCCCGTCGCCACAGCCGAGTTGAAGAACCCGCTGACCAAGCAGGGGGTGGAAAAGGCCAAGGAGCAGTACCGCACCGACCGCGACCCCACCGAGCTGATCTTCATGCGCCGCGTCGTCGCGAACTTCGCCGTCGACCCGGACCTGGTCTTCGTCGCCACCCAGCTCAAGGGCGAGAAGACCCGCTTCCTCCCGTTCAACACCGGCTCCAACGGCCCCGGCCAGCCGGGCGGCGCAGGCAACCCGGCCCCGACCGCCTACGGCACGTACGCGACCTCCTACCTCTGGGAGCAGGTCTGGCAGCCGGACAACTGGCTGGACCTGCTCCAGCGGTTCGTGCACCTGCACAAGAGCAAGACGCCCGGCGGGGGCACGACGAAGACGATGGTCTTCCCCCGGTTCCAGCAATGGGACGCGGTCAAGAAGCTCACCGCGCACGCCGCAACGCACGGCGCGGGCCACGACTACCTGGTCATGGCCTCGGCCGGCTCGGGCAAGTCGAACACCATCGGCTGGCTCGCGCACCGCCTCAGCGACCTGCACACCCCCACCGACCCGCGCGAACTCGGCCCCGAGGCCGTGACCAAGGGCCTCAAGCCGGGCGTGCCGGTCTTCGACAAGGTCATCGTGATCGCCGACCGCCGCAACCTGGACGCGCAACTCCGGGAAACGGTCGGCAATTTCGAGCAGACCGCGGGCCTTGTCGTGAAGATCGACGAGAAGCACGGGGCGAAGGGCGAGCAGCTCGCCAAGGCCCTCTCCCGCGACACCGGGAAGATCGTCACCGTCACCCTGCACTCCTTCCCGGCGCTGCTGGACTACCTCCAGCGCAACCCCACCGAGATCCAGGGCAGCCACTTCGCGATCATCGTGGACGAGGCGCACTCCTCGCAGTCCGGCGACGCCGCCACCGCCGTACGGGCCGCCCTGCGCGACCTCGGCCTGGACTCCGACTCGGACGACGCGGGCGCGACCACCGTCAAGGCCCCGGCGACTGCCACCCTCGACGAGCAGCTGAAGAAGAGGGCCGAGCAGCGTTCCCGCGCCGCGAACCTCTCCTACTTCGCGTTCACCGCCACGCCGAAGGCCAAGACCCTCGAACTCTTCGGCACGCTCCAGGACATCGAGGGCAAGGCGACCTACCGGCCCTTCCACACGTACTCCATGCGGCAGGCGATCGAGGAGAACTTCATCCTCGACCCGCTGCGCAACTACGTCACGTACAACACGTACTGGAAGCTGGTGAACCAGAACCCCGACGAGCGGGAGGTCGACCCGTCGAAGGCGAACGGCCTGCTCGCCCGGTACGCGCTGACCCATGACTCGACGGTCGCCCAGCACGCCCAGGTGATCGTGGAGCACTTCGTGGCGCACAGCCGGGGCCGCCTCGGCGGGCGGGCCAAGTCGATGGTGGTGACCGCCTCGCGGCAGTCCGCCGTGCAGATGGCGCGCGCGATCAAGAGCTACATCAAGGACCGGGACTACGACACCAAGTACCCCGACCTGGGTGTCCTGGTCGCGTTCTCCGGCTCGCTCACCGTCGACGGCGAGGAGACCACCGAGCCGAAGGAGAACGGCGGGCTGTCGGAGAGCGCGCTGCCGAAGGCGTTCGCGTACACGCGCGCCGACGACAAGACCGCCCGAGCCGGCGGTGCGGGCCAGCGGGAGTACAAGATCCTGGTCGTGGCGGAGAAGTACCAGACCGGATTCGACCAGCCGCTGCTGACGACGATGTACGTCAACAAGACGCTGACCGGCATCTCCGCCGTCCAGACCCTGTCCCGGCTGAACCGGACCGCCGAGCGCAAGACCCAGGCGGACCTGGCGGTCCTGGACTTCGTCAACGACGCCGAGGACATACAGGAGTCCTTCCGCCCGTACTTCGAGGAGGCGAACACCCTCCCCTCCGACCCCAACCTGCTCTACACCGCGCAGAGCCGGGTCATGCGGGCGCCGATCCTGTCCGGACAGGAGATGGACGAGTTCGCCGCCGCGTACTTCGCCGCCAAGGAAAAAGCGGCAGGCTCACAGTCCAAGTGGGAGAAGCTGCACGCCGAGCTGTACCGGCTGCTGTCCCCCGCCGTAGCCCGCTTCACGCACCTGCTCGAAAGCGAGGACGAGGACGACCAGGAGACGGCGGAGGGTTTCCGCGCCGACCTCAACGACTACGTCAGGAAGTACGGCTTCCTCGCGCAGATCGTCCCCTACCGGGACGCCGAGCTGGAGCGGCTGCACCTCTACGGCCGCTACCTCCTCAACCGGCTGCCGCGCCGGGCGGACGGCGGCGTGGACATAGGCGAGGTCGACCTCAGCCACATGCGGGTGGAGAAGACCGGCGAGTACGACGTCTCCCTCACCGCCGAGGGGCCGACGACGATGCAGGGCTTCGGTGACGGCTCGGGCGGTGCGAAGGAAGCCGAGAAGTCGCTGCTCTCGCAGTTGATCGACAAGTTCAACGAACGCTTCGGCACGGAGTTCACCGAGCAGGACGTCATCCGCCCGTTCGAGGAGGCCAAGGCCGACCCGAAGGTGCGGGCGGCGGCCGTCGTCAACGACGAGGACAACTTCGGCCTCGTCTTCGACAACGTCTTCGCGGACAAGATGGCCGACCACATCGACACCATCGCGGGCATGGGCCGCCAGTACTTCGGCCCCGACAAGGGCTTCAAGTCCAGCCTGGACCGCAGCGCCCGCAAGGCCGCCTGGCGGATGATCCGCCGCGAGGAGGGCCTGGACGACGACGTCTGA
- a CDS encoding site-specific integrase yields MAIEPVTELGSGGALRLPRARGVPLSAPPASYTAAVERYLIGAGIAKSSARIYRISLTTWGWMLTGEPAPTGPTRRGAKPPFFPITSIDDPALPEVLAELAAARADEMDADTVNRELSIARKVIGWWQCQGWIEGDPTIGIERRPAPPDRTKALAENQIAALWRLDVALREKTQWKMLYESAARADEVLCLNVEDLYPQDKRGKITAKGGATEWIHWQSGTAQLLPRLIARRTRGPLFLTDRKAPAGTPTLDVCPETGRGRLSYRRAEEIFEENTRLLANPLASPEDIEDLDGWTLHRLRHSALTHDAEDGTSTPMLLARSRHASVRSLERYARHVAERDPAARRRTYEPAAGWWGYRSSCSPTPCIRAPTRS; encoded by the coding sequence ATGGCGATCGAACCGGTGACCGAACTCGGGAGCGGGGGCGCGCTCAGGTTGCCGCGAGCCCGGGGCGTGCCCCTGTCCGCCCCGCCCGCGTCGTACACTGCGGCGGTCGAGCGCTACCTCATCGGCGCGGGCATCGCGAAGTCCTCCGCCCGGATCTACCGGATCTCGCTGACGACGTGGGGATGGATGCTCACCGGAGAACCCGCGCCGACCGGGCCCACCCGACGAGGCGCGAAACCGCCCTTCTTCCCCATCACCTCGATCGACGACCCGGCGCTGCCGGAAGTCTTGGCCGAGCTGGCCGCCGCGCGGGCGGACGAGATGGACGCCGACACCGTCAACCGTGAACTGTCCATCGCCCGCAAAGTGATCGGCTGGTGGCAGTGCCAAGGCTGGATCGAAGGCGATCCCACGATCGGCATCGAGCGGCGGCCGGCACCGCCCGACCGCACCAAGGCTCTCGCGGAGAACCAGATCGCCGCCCTGTGGCGCCTCGACGTCGCACTGCGGGAGAAGACGCAGTGGAAGATGCTCTACGAGTCCGCCGCACGGGCCGACGAGGTGCTGTGCCTCAATGTGGAAGACCTGTACCCGCAGGACAAGCGCGGGAAGATCACCGCCAAGGGCGGAGCAACCGAGTGGATTCACTGGCAGTCCGGCACCGCCCAGCTCCTGCCCCGACTCATCGCCCGCCGCACCCGCGGCCCGCTGTTCCTCACCGACCGCAAAGCCCCGGCCGGAACGCCGACGCTGGACGTGTGCCCGGAGACCGGTCGGGGCCGGCTCTCCTACCGCCGAGCTGAAGAAATCTTCGAGGAGAACACCCGGCTGCTGGCCAACCCGCTCGCCTCACCCGAGGACATTGAGGACTTGGACGGCTGGACCCTGCACCGGCTCCGGCACAGCGCTCTGACACACGACGCCGAGGACGGCACCTCGACCCCGATGCTGCTGGCCCGCTCCCGCCACGCCTCCGTCCGCTCCCTGGAGAGATACGCCCGGCACGTCGCCGAACGCGACCCCGCTGCACGCCGCCGCACGTACGAGCCGGCGGCAGGCTGGTGGGGATATCGGTCGAGCTGCTCGCCCACACCGTGTATCAGGGCGCCGACGAGATCGTGA
- a CDS encoding YafY family protein yields MSHPVTRVLTLLELLQSNARLTGTELADRLDIDVRTVRRYTAHLRDLGIPVEAERGRYGGYRLARGYRMPPLVLTNDEALAVVLGLLAAERLGMGTAAPASAGALAKIERVLPHALREPLAAMWETLSFTANAVIGQAPGTGVLLALAQASRARTTVAISHQSWRQEHTERDIDPYGVVFHTGRWYVVGHDHLRDSLRTFRIDRIASVTPRADSFTAPDGFDPVAHLTSTLAQGPYRWQVEVTIHGPLDEIARRLPRSAVTLTAQPTGVLMHARAERLDGMAHMLASLEWPFTINHPDELRQALKNLAAQLTAAAQRKPEELPQ; encoded by the coding sequence ATGTCGCATCCCGTCACCCGTGTGCTGACCCTGCTGGAACTCCTCCAGTCCAACGCCCGGCTCACCGGGACGGAGCTGGCCGACCGCCTGGACATCGACGTCCGCACCGTGCGCCGCTACACGGCCCACCTACGCGACTTGGGCATCCCTGTGGAGGCCGAACGCGGCCGCTACGGCGGCTATCGACTGGCCCGCGGCTACCGCATGCCACCTCTGGTCCTCACCAATGACGAGGCCCTCGCCGTCGTCCTTGGCCTGCTCGCGGCAGAACGTCTGGGCATGGGCACCGCCGCGCCGGCCAGTGCCGGTGCCCTGGCCAAGATCGAGCGGGTGCTCCCGCACGCCCTGCGCGAACCGCTCGCCGCCATGTGGGAGACCCTGTCCTTCACCGCCAACGCCGTAATCGGGCAGGCACCCGGAACCGGCGTCCTGCTGGCCCTGGCCCAGGCATCCCGCGCCCGCACGACCGTCGCCATCAGCCACCAGTCCTGGCGCCAGGAACACACCGAACGCGACATCGACCCCTACGGCGTGGTCTTCCACACCGGCCGCTGGTACGTCGTCGGCCACGACCACCTCCGCGACAGCTTGCGCACCTTCCGCATCGACCGCATCGCCTCCGTCACCCCCCGAGCCGACAGCTTCACCGCACCCGACGGCTTCGACCCCGTCGCCCACCTGACCTCGACCCTCGCTCAGGGGCCCTACCGCTGGCAGGTCGAGGTGACGATCCATGGCCCCCTCGATGAGATCGCTCGCCGGCTGCCTCGCTCAGCGGTGACCCTCACCGCCCAGCCCACCGGCGTTCTCATGCACGCACGGGCAGAACGGCTGGACGGCATGGCCCACATGCTCGCCTCCCTGGAGTGGCCCTTCACCATCAACCATCCCGACGAACTGCGGCAGGCGCTCAAGAATCTGGCCGCCCAGCTCACCGCAGCCGCCCAGCGGAAACCGGAAGAACTACCGCAGTAA
- a CDS encoding Tn3 family transposase, producing the protein MGGSRHNALDIAEIVRQLLEEGWEIDPEDLAHISPYLTEHINRFGEYSTHELGIQPEAYDPKLTSTSPRSVSRV; encoded by the coding sequence ATGGGGGGATCTCGGCACAACGCCCTGGACATCGCGGAGATCGTCCGCCAGCTGCTGGAGGAGGGATGGGAGATCGACCCGGAAGACCTGGCGCACATCTCGCCGTACCTGACCGAACACATCAACCGGTTCGGCGAGTACAGCACCCACGAACTCGGCATCCAGCCGGAAGCGTACGACCCGAAGCTGACGTCGACTTCACCCCGCTCCGTGAGCAGGGTCTGA
- a CDS encoding alpha/beta fold hydrolase has protein sequence MATFVLVPGAWLGAWAWEDTARALQERGHTALPLTLTGLAEHADQGGPQTDLDTHIADITGFVERNDLRDVTLVAHSYAAAPVTGAAGRLGDRLERVIYVDSAPFAAGMCMLELMPPQAADQLRQQVDASGDGWRLPMPPFEVLGLSSSLDGLDEGQRDALRSRATPQPFGTFTQRLAGPAEPGPGGDRVLVACRDFTGLLDAGVPMLAYLNQPPWRRFDLPTGHWPMLSAPAELARVLDKAVS, from the coding sequence ATGGCCACCTTCGTACTCGTTCCCGGCGCCTGGCTCGGGGCATGGGCCTGGGAAGACACCGCCCGCGCTCTGCAGGAGCGCGGCCACACGGCGCTGCCGCTGACACTGACCGGCCTGGCCGAGCACGCAGACCAGGGCGGACCCCAGACGGACCTGGACACGCACATCGCGGACATCACGGGATTCGTCGAGCGGAACGATCTGCGCGACGTCACGCTGGTCGCCCACAGCTACGCGGCTGCCCCGGTGACCGGGGCAGCCGGACGTCTCGGCGACCGGCTGGAGCGCGTGATCTACGTGGACAGCGCCCCGTTCGCCGCAGGCATGTGCATGCTCGAGCTCATGCCACCGCAGGCAGCGGACCAGCTGCGCCAGCAGGTCGACGCGTCTGGCGACGGGTGGCGGCTACCGATGCCGCCGTTTGAGGTCCTGGGCTTGTCCAGCAGCCTCGACGGGCTCGATGAGGGCCAGCGGGACGCTCTGCGCTCGCGTGCCACCCCTCAGCCGTTCGGCACTTTCACCCAGCGTCTCGCCGGCCCGGCCGAGCCCGGTCCCGGTGGGGACCGTGTCCTGGTCGCCTGCCGTGACTTCACGGGGCTGCTGGATGCCGGGGTGCCGATGCTGGCCTACCTGAACCAGCCGCCGTGGCGGCGCTTCGACCTGCCCACCGGGCACTGGCCGATGCTGTCCGCGCCCGCCGAACTCGCCCGCGTCCTCGACAAGGCCGTCTCCTGA
- a CDS encoding restriction endonuclease subunit S, producing the protein MTTVRLRHLAQVNPPTPAFDRLADEDELTFLPMEAVWPGSRLDIKLRRIKAVVATGYTRFQDGDVLVPKITPTFEAGRAVLIGGLLGGVGAGTTELHVVRPGPRIDPRFLFYVVNTHSFLKLGAAEMYGVAGQQRVPDAFLRDLPVELPVLEEQRRIADFLDAEAAHIDNLVARRHRQSELMRERFESLTKSVTGRTALRFGTLPDGWSTQQLRRTLTSLKTGTTPSSDNTEIWMEMDGGTRTEAVPWYGPSNIEGLLELSPSVKYLPQSAITERVVPRFPSGSVLVIGIGATAGKVAYLDHEGTGNQQITALIPKPGMMGRFLAWQLWAATDELRELAPYTTLPIINNDFLKNFSIAVPPAAHQRVVIDRLDQAASRLRASGRATQQALSLLAERRQALITAAVTGQLDVTTASGRNVTDGVSA; encoded by the coding sequence ATGACGACCGTACGACTTCGTCATCTGGCGCAGGTTAACCCGCCCACCCCCGCATTCGACCGACTGGCAGATGAGGACGAGCTGACATTTCTGCCCATGGAAGCGGTCTGGCCCGGGAGTCGCCTGGACATCAAACTGCGCCGAATTAAAGCAGTCGTCGCTACTGGCTACACGCGGTTCCAAGATGGCGATGTGCTGGTTCCGAAGATCACGCCAACGTTTGAGGCTGGTCGTGCCGTACTCATCGGCGGACTTCTCGGCGGGGTGGGTGCGGGCACGACCGAACTCCATGTGGTGCGTCCCGGGCCGCGAATCGACCCCCGCTTCCTCTTTTACGTCGTCAACACGCACAGTTTCCTCAAACTTGGGGCGGCTGAGATGTACGGCGTGGCAGGACAGCAGCGCGTGCCGGACGCCTTCCTGCGGGACCTCCCGGTGGAGCTACCCGTCCTGGAGGAGCAGCGCCGCATCGCCGACTTCCTCGACGCCGAGGCCGCCCACATCGATAACCTCGTTGCGCGTCGACACCGCCAATCTGAACTTATGCGTGAGCGATTTGAATCGCTCACCAAGTCGGTTACGGGTCGTACGGCACTCAGGTTCGGTACGCTTCCTGACGGCTGGTCCACACAGCAGTTGCGTCGAACGCTCACGTCGCTCAAGACAGGGACGACACCGTCTAGCGACAATACCGAGATCTGGATGGAGATGGATGGAGGTACCCGAACCGAGGCAGTGCCTTGGTATGGGCCATCCAACATTGAAGGGCTCCTCGAACTGAGTCCTTCCGTGAAGTACCTACCGCAAAGCGCCATAACTGAAAGAGTCGTTCCGCGATTCCCGAGCGGAAGTGTCTTGGTTATCGGGATCGGTGCAACAGCTGGAAAGGTTGCCTACCTGGATCACGAAGGCACCGGCAACCAGCAGATCACGGCACTAATTCCGAAACCGGGCATGATGGGCCGTTTTCTGGCGTGGCAGCTATGGGCGGCCACGGATGAGCTCAGGGAACTGGCCCCCTATACGACTCTCCCCATCATCAACAACGACTTCCTGAAGAACTTTTCGATCGCCGTTCCACCGGCCGCACATCAACGGGTCGTTATCGACCGGCTTGACCAAGCTGCATCACGTCTGCGTGCGTCGGGGCGCGCAACACAGCAAGCCCTCAGCCTTCTGGCTGAACGCCGCCAAGCCCTCATCACCGCAGCCGTGACCGGTCAGCTGGACGTAACCACCGCCAGCGGGCGCAACGTAACGGACGGAGTGAGCGCGTAG
- a CDS encoding ISL3 family transposase: protein MDNNTTLLLDLDGLAVAKVERLADGTRRVHLTTADEAARACPSCGVFALRAKGFVQTRPRDLPHGERGLELVWRKRRWYCTEPACPRKSFTEHVSQVPAGARITERLRNAAGRRVRDAGSTVVQAARDLGLSWPTVMHAFHSAGQEVSAAVLEPVEVLGIDETRRGRMQWRQNPQTSRWEPAADRWHTGFVDAFGIQGLLGQVEGRAPSDVLAWLATTPLPWRRQIRYVAIDMSVGYRAAIRTGLPHAQVVVDHFHVVQLANKMLNIVRRRTTATLRGRRGRASDPEWKARRRLLRNREDLTDAQFSTMWNALIGAGTIGMTLLTAWIAKERLRDLLACARTGADRHRIGHLRFKFLTWCADSEIPEVRQLAVTVDRWWPEIAAFIATGHSNAKSEGINRVIKLVARAAHGFRNPTNQRLRTRCVTTRRARGHLYPA from the coding sequence TTGGACAACAATACGACGTTGCTGCTCGACCTGGACGGCCTAGCCGTGGCCAAGGTCGAGCGGCTCGCGGACGGCACCCGGCGGGTGCACCTGACCACCGCGGACGAGGCTGCACGGGCCTGCCCCTCCTGCGGGGTATTCGCCTTACGTGCCAAGGGCTTCGTACAGACCCGCCCACGGGATCTGCCCCACGGCGAGCGGGGACTGGAGCTGGTGTGGCGCAAGCGACGCTGGTACTGCACCGAGCCGGCCTGCCCCCGGAAGTCCTTTACCGAGCACGTGAGCCAGGTCCCGGCCGGGGCCCGGATTACCGAGAGGCTGCGGAACGCGGCCGGACGGCGGGTACGCGATGCCGGTTCCACGGTCGTCCAGGCCGCCCGGGACCTGGGCCTGTCCTGGCCCACGGTGATGCACGCCTTCCATTCCGCCGGACAGGAAGTGAGTGCCGCGGTACTCGAACCGGTCGAAGTCCTCGGTATCGATGAGACCCGCCGGGGCCGCATGCAGTGGCGGCAGAACCCGCAAACCAGCCGTTGGGAGCCCGCGGCCGACCGCTGGCACACCGGCTTCGTGGACGCCTTCGGCATCCAGGGCCTGCTCGGGCAGGTCGAGGGCCGCGCTCCCTCCGACGTGCTGGCCTGGCTCGCCACGACGCCGCTGCCCTGGCGCCGGCAGATCCGCTACGTCGCGATCGACATGTCCGTCGGCTACCGCGCTGCGATCCGCACCGGGCTGCCCCATGCCCAGGTCGTCGTCGATCACTTCCACGTGGTCCAGCTCGCCAACAAGATGCTGAACATCGTCCGGCGGCGGACCACTGCCACCCTGCGCGGCCGGCGGGGACGGGCATCCGACCCGGAATGGAAAGCCCGGCGTCGACTCCTGCGAAACCGCGAGGACCTCACCGACGCCCAGTTCAGCACGATGTGGAACGCGCTGATCGGCGCCGGGACGATCGGGATGACGCTGCTGACCGCCTGGATCGCCAAGGAACGACTGCGGGACCTGCTCGCCTGCGCCCGCACCGGCGCCGACCGCCACCGCATCGGCCACCTGCGGTTCAAGTTCCTGACCTGGTGCGCGGACTCCGAGATCCCCGAAGTCCGCCAACTGGCCGTCACAGTGGACCGCTGGTGGCCCGAGATCGCCGCATTCATCGCCACCGGACACAGCAACGCCAAAAGCGAAGGCATCAACCGCGTGATCAAGCTCGTCGCCCGCGCCGCCCACGGCTTCCGCAACCCCACCAACCAACGCCTACGCACACGCTGCGTCACCACCCGGCGAGCCCGTGGACACCTCTACCCCGCCTAA
- a CDS encoding LysE family transporter, whose translation MFEIFMVAMWLGLVFNATPGAVFSESLRRGIRGGFRPAFAVQVGSLVGDAVWAVLGLAGVGTLFAVPALRVPLTVTGCLLLAWLGAAGLRDALARKVPGPTAEPYDKQDRKAMAVGAGMSLANPWNVVYWSGAAGGVGAILGSGGTTKLGVFFAGFMASSMLWCLISAGVIVVLRRALPSVAIRVLEACCGVSLLVFAILQLCRLM comes from the coding sequence ATGTTCGAGATCTTCATGGTGGCTATGTGGTTGGGGCTGGTGTTCAACGCGACACCAGGCGCGGTGTTCAGCGAGTCCCTGCGACGCGGGATACGGGGCGGGTTCCGCCCGGCCTTCGCGGTCCAGGTCGGCTCGCTTGTGGGCGATGCCGTGTGGGCGGTGCTCGGCCTGGCAGGCGTGGGGACGCTGTTCGCGGTGCCTGCCTTGCGCGTGCCACTCACGGTGACCGGGTGCTTGCTGCTGGCCTGGTTGGGGGCAGCGGGCCTACGCGACGCACTCGCGCGGAAGGTGCCCGGTCCGACGGCGGAGCCGTACGACAAACAGGACCGCAAGGCCATGGCTGTGGGAGCGGGCATGTCGCTGGCGAACCCATGGAACGTCGTCTACTGGTCGGGGGCGGCCGGTGGGGTGGGCGCCATCCTGGGCTCGGGCGGCACGACGAAGCTGGGCGTCTTCTTCGCCGGGTTCATGGCCTCCTCAATGCTGTGGTGCCTGATCTCGGCGGGGGTCATCGTGGTGCTACGCAGGGCGCTGCCGTCAGTGGCCATACGTGTGCTCGAAGCCTGCTGCGGTGTCTCGCTCCTGGTCTTCGCGATTCTTCAACTGTGCCGGCTCATGTGA